From the Cydia pomonella isolate Wapato2018A chromosome 23, ilCydPomo1, whole genome shotgun sequence genome, one window contains:
- the LOC133530509 gene encoding uncharacterized protein LOC133530509, which produces MEQGTRQADPNQGYNVCRPVPRGMLREVLMEFTSTSTLHGMHYLTERGLTRLEKIFWAILTVTSIFLCVWACSKAWYKWQYNSTIITVNEQLMFATEVPFPAVTVCPQTKVNQDRYNYTKLMLAITKFTKDSNLHRATKDEITQHMKNFTGQTPFMRQLGNIDLICKSLLNTMVPDVDENFIDDILQAAPTLKDIFINLKWRGKIITPNHNVQSYLSPVMTAEGLCFTFNGLAADEIFNIEK; this is translated from the exons ATgga GCAAGGGACTAGGCAAGCTGACCCTAACCAAGGATACAATGTATGCAGGCCTGTGCCCCGGGGCATGCTTCGTGAAGTGCTGATGGAGTTCACAAGCACGTCCACCCTGCACGGCATGCACTACCTCACTGAGCGAGGACTTACCAGACTTGAGAA GATATTCTGGGCCATCTTAACGGTGACCAGCATTTTTCTTTGCGTCTGGGCCTGCAGCAAGGCGTGGTACAAGTGGCAGTATAACTCCACGATCATCACCGTCAACGAACAACTTATGTTCGCCACAGAG GTCCCATTCCCGGCAGTAACCGTGTGCCCCCAGACGAAAGTGAACCAAGACCGATACAACTACACCAAGCTCATGTTGGCAATCACAAAGTTTACCAAGGACTCGAATTTACATCGCGCTACGAAAGACGAAATAACACAACACATGAAAAA TTTTACTGGACAAACTCCTTTTATGAGACAGCTAGGCAACATCGATCTGATTTGCAAATCACTGCTAAATACAATGGTTCCTGATGTTGACGAGAATTTCattgatgatattttgcag GCAGCACCTAcattaaaagatatttttataaatctgAAATGGCGGGGGAAGATAATAACACCAAACCACAACGTCCAGAGTTACCTCTCCCCAGTGATGACTGCAGAAGGGCTGTGTTTCACCTTCAACGGGCTTGCGGCTGACGAAATATTCAACATTGAGAAGTAA